CCAATGTACCCAGTTGTTCTCCTCAAGTTTGGTTATTTGAACTTTGGATAACTCCATTATTCCAGCAAATGATCTGGGCCCATAACCTTTTAAAGAGAGTCGGTTAGATGTGCAAGTGGTAAATGGAGAATTTAAGGAAACActttaaaactaacaaaaacaaaactttattcaCTTTCATAACATATCTTATGTAAAAATCAATCAatcaaataatcaataaaaatacgtaGTCATAGCAACCGTAATAATTcttatttcttctttatttgtctCACGTCGCTGCAAATAACATCAACATTATCTTCGTTTAACTTCTCCTTCAACCCCATTAGATTATGGTCgtagtttctttttttcttttaaaaaagtcaaagaacattaaagaaaaatttttacttttctttaaaaattttttaagaaatggcgttacattctcatttatttgCATCTGTGTaggaaaatatgaattttcaacattttattttacttatagaCAATCAGTCTGTGATTTACCTAATTTTAAACACGAAATGTAATTCGTCTGTTATTGACATCCGTTAAGGGATCATATTACTTATTCATTCTAGAACTCTAATATGATTGaaaataccaataaaattgattgCCTTAGCCGACGCTGGAATCTAGATTATAAATTCTTCTCATTATACGGGTCAATTGACCTCCTTTCCTACTCATGTTTTTCTGTAAAATTCTTTCTTGtatctttatttatgttgATGTTTGTCAACTTCATTTATGTTCAACaattgctccgccatcttgaaaattcgCGAGAACTTAGCGTAGACGATCTTGTCAAATTTACACTCGTTTTCAGAAGTTGTGTTCAATGATGTCAGTTTGTCAcatattttcgtttttattttctcaatTGATCTCAAGATAAGAAATACTTTGCTATGCAATTTACaaacttcatttttttatttaaaaaatgataatgtgTTACGACAAATATATGGATTGGGGATAGTGTGATTtctttagttaaattatttaaaactgttttacaaaaacaattgttttaaaaagtcaTGATAGGCGCTAACTATTAGTAGTTAAGTAAGTACGTAAGGCATGTGTATTGTTACCAATTATTTCGGGACCATATTGCTAAAATGTTAAATCTAAACTACTGCCTGTCTTAAGTCTTtttcaattgaattaaaacaaagttcaGTTTCACTAACGTCAAACAAATATGAATTCAGTAATCTGGAGCATTTACATGTATGGAGAAGTCGGATATATCGAGATTTTCAACTGTTTCCGTACTGTCCTCTGAGGCCCAATGGTCGAAGACTTTTCCTGGGTAGTGGTAGTGTTTGGCAAAGGATGGTAAGACGTATCTATGGAACCTTCTGTACTGCTTCTTCTCGCGGTCGAACTCCCACACGTGGGGCAGGAACCACTGCAGCCACTCGGGGACCCACCGATCCTGGTACGAGTAGCGCTTCCTCCAGACGCGGTGCGTGTCAATGAAGTTGTAGCCGCTGCCATCGAGCCATTTCGGGAACCTGACAACATCAGTGCAAATTTCAATCTCTATTCTCTAAAATCGCTGACGTCTACTCAATGTACGTTACGCTCGAGAACTCAACTCGGGCCTACCTTTTGTTTACCCCTCAGCCATGGGCTTCAGTACACTAGGTCAACAGTTAGCACCTCAATTCATAATTTATCGTCTTGGTCTCTCCTCCAGAATATAGTATAGTATAGGCACGGCACatattcatttgtttgtgAAATGACTATCAGTTTTGTGTTCAGATTTTCAATTATGATCTTAAACTTAAGACCAATAAAAACGATTATACTCTTTTCTTCGATTACCGCCATTACTAGATTATCaggaatgtaaataattaattacataaaagagTTCGAACATAAGTTTGGAGTGACCTAGGCCTtaatcaaccacgctggtccagtgcgatgattggttgacttcacacacacTTCACTTATCTACAATTTAAAACGAATTGTCGTTTATATACTTACAAAGAGAGATGTCTCAAGCCCCATCTGTAGGCCGTGGTGTAGAACCAAGCTTTGAAGGGATTGAGGTGGGGGAATTTCTCCCAGGCGGCTTGTCCATGGGCGAGGGCCAATACCGTCACCCCCAATTGGTATCCAGTGATGAGGACCGCATGTCCACTTCTGATCTCGCCCACGGTGGGCTTTAGAACCCCGCCCGTGATCGGCTTGCGTGTCTTAGCTGGTTACAAAgagaagaaaattattttacgtttaTGATATTCAATTTAAGTAGATATCATATAGTAAAGATACGAAGATGAATTGTCGTAGCTATTAAAGGACGAAGCATCCAGTAGTACCATTTAAACACCATTTACATTTGCTTCGTCTAGTGAAAGCACTGGTCTTCGTGGTAGTTGAAATTAAAAGCAGATTGAAATGAAGAAATTAGAAGAATGCacttcacacatatatatGTACGGGGTGGcccgtattaaaaatatatcatcataAAAATCCTTGTCaataattcttaaatttcaccattttgtattgttaaaacccctttttatattataccttGCTTTGGCGGAAGTTcttttttcatcttttattttatttttaatttctaatgaaCTTTCGGCCAACTTATTTTTCGTTctgaaatgtaatatatagtaatataatacatacgTGTTGTTGGAATTGCCAGATCGAGACCCAATCTAGGTTTCCAGAAAAACGTTCCCGGTGGCGGAGCctgaaatataacatttgGACCtttcaagaaattaaaatgcgatgtacaaattttttttagtttctttaaaAGTACGCTAAGCTTTAGCATACTCTCTTAGAGCTCTACTTATATGTTTTAACTTAGAACGCGTAATTAAGGAaacactaattttatttacatgtttattGATGACATTGTCATGTCACCCAGTGTGGTCATATCACTCCTCCACACTTATTTTGCAATCCAATTAAAGAAtctataacaataacaaaaacctACAGACTAAAAAAATAGGACATTAAAAAACTTCACATACACAAAATCAAATACTACTCTCTAAGGTACACAGATTCCTTGCGGCGTTGGGAAACACTGCCCCAAGACCGGGCCCTAAATTCGTTTCTCattcaaaaactaatgttggatttttattatacattagTATTATCCTCTTTTCGTTggacttattttataatttcatttcttattaaatattaaatataagtgtACATACCTTCactattgttattattgtgcagaaaataattaatttgacggTGCCGTCCATCGTGGCGATGACACATTCGCCCTTGACTCTGTTTAGTATAAAGCTATGGTCGATCGGAACCTGCTCTTTATAAAAGACGCAAACCGAACTGGAGATGACTGACGTAGGGGAACATCCGTCGCAGGCCGCATATTGTGCATTCCCAAACAAGAAAACAAAGCTTGTTTTGTACTTAACAATGTGTTCTCAGATCTAAGTCATTGCATAAATTCGTCACTGACACAATAAGTACTTTTTAGATGCAGATATATGCCTCTAGAACACAGTGGCTTGTTGTGTAGTATGATTGGTTAATGCCACTCACAGAACACGGAATAACAGGAAATGGACTAGTTTCCACTTTGTTTTGGACTATGCAATAAGCTTCAACTTACAGCTGtaccaaaaaagaaaatatctcACTTCCACATTTGTCAGTAACATCCTTGATCCAATGGTAAGAATTTCTACAGTAAAAAGTTTTCtaccaaaaaattatttgcaattttacttaaattctgtattttatttgtttttagtctaagtattttcaagttttaaaCCACATTATTCTGTAGCTTCGAGAATCTTCCCTAACAATTTTGGAATGAAATTTGAACTGGTGTTGGCGCCGTTTTTGCTACGCCCTAATAGATGGCACTGAAGCGAGACCGTGTTGTATTGAATCTCAGTAATGAGTTTTTACTCAAAATAGATATAGTCGCGGGCTGGTCGCAAGCTCTTTGGTCTATTGGTATTGTTCATGTCTAGTTTAGCCGTACTTTGTGTAATGGTTATGTTGTTTGGTTTGGTGAAGTTGGTTTGGTTGGTTGTTCATTCTGTTcagtaacaaaataacaatataaattaaattagatatgTAAATGATCTTTCGATTAGTCGAGTACGAATAAAGAGTCAGTCTCAGTCGTCTAAATTTTTAACAGTTGCGATTGCgtagaaaaagatatttattttgttagtattTTGGTTGTGGTGATAGGCGAAATGTGTCACTATGATGAAAAAAGTGATATTGATACATCTTTTCATCTCTGTACGTTTTATATCAGTAGCTCACTAAACAATTTGATTTGAAAAAGAGAATTCATTAGACAGAGCCATTATATTATGATATGGTTATGGATTTAAAGTTCAAAGAAAAATAGTCATTGTAAACTCTGTCACTTGctgaaattaataacataaagaaataataaaataaaacagttttcaAGACTGTATCTGTACTGGTATAAAAATTGTGGTAGAAAAAGCGCCATCTAGGTTCTGTGTCTAATCCAACCATAGCAATGTGTCATCTTTTGAGgttagaatataatatttaaaaaacatttcatcattcgtcaacataaatataatagactAAGTTATCTGACCCTGTGGGCAATGAGcatgtttacatattttctgaccTGCCTAGATAATTTTGTCTTGCACTACATTGCCTAAAGCAAAGCTCGAAGGACAGATAGAGACAGAAAATAAAGATAAGCTagtagtgtaaaaaaattgtatgtcaTTTCCTTTtagcaatttataatttttagttaatgTTTTGAATCGGATTTTACCTCGATGTACTATTACACAAATTCTTTCATTTGATATTCATGTTGGGGTAgatgtgtaaaaatatgtcatcCGCCATTTTGTGACGGCGGCcattttggattttttataGGGTAGCATTATCTGTTCGTGAACCTTTTCATTTGATGACTAACAAAATAGTCTTTGAATTCATATATTACAGGCTTTGTATTGTCAACCCTGTcagttttagtattttaaaatactttggtTGTTTCTAGgttgatgtttttaaaaatcagtgactatt
This DNA window, taken from Papilio machaon chromosome Z, ilPapMach1.1, whole genome shotgun sequence, encodes the following:
- the LOC106717033 gene encoding uncharacterized protein LOC106717033, whose protein sequence is MDGTVKLIIFCTIITIVKAPPPGTFFWKPRLGLDLAIPTTPKTRKPITGGVLKPTVGEIRSGHAVLITGYQLGVTVLALAHGQAAWEKFPHLNPFKAWFYTTAYRWGLRHLSLFPKWLDGSGYNFIDTHRVWRKRYSYQDRWVPEWLQWFLPHVWEFDREKKQYRRFHRYVLPSFAKHYHYPGKVFDHWASEDSTETVENLDISDFSIHVNAPDY